ACAGTCCGTGTGTAAGCCGTGGGTTGGAATTTTGTGACAAGTTCCTGTGATAGTTAATATCATACCCATTCCAATGTAGCTAGCCCCTGTGATTTATATAGACCCGTTTTGATAGACCCGTTGGAAGTTTTGATGTTTTGCAGAAAGGCACCAAGAACAATTTACGGTGGCAGAGTTACTCCCCCTTAACTGAGATCAAGGTATACGCCTGGTTCATTTCCCCGGTCATTATTTCGTTCAAAACAGAAGATTGGATATTTTACACATGGCTACAACATTCAGTATACAGAGTTAACATTATAAATCCCACACGTGTGCCGATGGAAACGAACGAGACAATGgatgtaaatattatatgtGAATAAGACAATTAATATTTCCCTTTATTACAATACCTCTTTCAATATTGTGGTTTTGATATGGGAAAGGGAAATGCGTTTCATTTAGTTCAAGGGTTACATCACggactttgatatatatataaggataGTAATGATTTTAGGCCATTTTTTCATTAACTTATATTCCCGCTTTCTGTTTTGTCCCGTGTTTCCTTTCTATAATCATATACCCCTAATTACCATTACTATTGCTAAATGTTTTCAGTACTTCTGTCCTGTAAACGGTATCCACATATTTTGGAGAATTGCGTGCCTTATCCTTTTGTATTATgacaaataagatatatattgatttatatacatgtatttaatatgatattCTCGTGGTACATTGTAAAGGATTCAACTTTTAAATTATCACTGACTTCCAATCGAACAGCACATGTGGtacttaataaataaatatagcaGATAAAATCAATATCGCCATTTATTGCTGTGGTAGTTTATACATTATTGAGAAATTGTTCAATATTccaaaaaagtaaaataaatacacTTCACATCCATTACGTATGACGATATAGAATGTCTTAAGGCTGGGAGAAGGTGAGGATCTTTGGTTCCACGCATGTCCGTTCGTCCGGGTTAAACATACGTTGTTGTCCTTGGTCCGTCGGGGTGCACGTTCCACTATAAACGACACGCTCCTTTTTGCACACGGTGAAGTGTGGGGTCCACTCCTTGCCTTTCCAGGGATTGAGACCCTCCGGCAGTCCTTTACAAGTTGGAAAACGTACGTAACACGGGGGACAGTCCGCACTTTCGTCACACTTATTGATGTCATACTCGCCTATAAATAGGAAACAAAGAGTTTATAATCTTTATATGACTCTGTGCTTGAAAGTAAATCAAGGTAATTGACATGGAGAATATTTATATTACGACATATTGGGTACCTACCACCCAAAGATGTTTAAAGAATCACAAGCATAACTAGCCTGACTGAACAGGAATACTGTTACATATAAATACCTTTGAACCTGGCACTGCTTTTACAGTTTTACTTTTGACTCCGACAAAATATTAGAATATGATTACGGTGAATAGCCAGGAGCAAGGATTGACGAACACATGTCGTTGGAGCTCCAGTGTAGGCAATACGATGATTTCGAGTTAGTTATTTATCCGAACTATTTAAAACACTAGAGCCAATGACTTGGGGAAGTCACAGAATTATCTTGAACCCTTCAGCAATTAAAACGGCATACAATGAATAAACGACCTAGTTACTTTGACGTTGGAATGTGTTACACATGGTATGTAGAGAAATAAAGAAGTCTGagtacataattatgtaaaactGGGGTCGCCATTTATTCTACTCTTAAAGATAGCACCGGAAGTATGAGTAACACGTGACAACATACAGAACAACAGGAAGTTTCCGATTACACGTGACGAAATACAAGACAGGAAGTTTCCAATAACACGTGACGAAATACAAGAAAACAGGAAGTGTAGGATAACACGTGACGAAATACAAGAAAACAGGAAGTGTAGGATAAAACATGGCATCATTCAACAAATCCGAAAGTGTTGGATGAGACTGCATACAGTGAAACAAATAAATGGATTAATAGCAAAAATGTTAGATAACTATAATGGCTAATGGAGATCGCCGGGTGAAGCGTTAAATAAGAGATAATTCTGTATAGTACAGTACCACCGGAAGTGTTTGATAACAAATACTTCTGTGAGATACCACCAGAAGTTTTGGATAACACCCAACTTTCTAGAAACACCGGATATGTTATACCGGAAGTGCTGCATAACAAACAATTTACAGAACATCGGATATGTTATAAACTTATGATTAAAGCAACGAGCAGTCCAGGACGCCGAACTCTCAGACGGACGCTCACTATCTGAGCTACCAGGTCATCGACGCTCAGCCCAGTCCACTTACATTAATCAACATACAAATAAAGTAGCGCTCGAGGTGGAAGAAAAAGAGTAGAACGTTGGATACAAATCAAATATAGAACAGTTCCAAAAACGGCTTGATAATAATAATGTCCTGTACATACGCTTTGTACATTTTTGACCGTCTTCAACTTTTCCTTTCCATTATCAAAATAACTGAACTATTCTATGCCAATTCCaagaatgatatatatttaaatgataaataaaaaatcattcGAAGAGTAACATATCGAATACTTAATACCGGAGCTCTTTACCAACACCTGACAAGTTGACCGATATTTGCtgttatacattttttgtatgttaatCTAAGGTACAACGAACATTATATTTGATAATCATCTTTCCCGTTATTACATGCTCCTAATGcttatcaatatttaaatatcatcTTTACTTTCAAACTTAACTTGGTGTATATATTCTGTTGACTATTTCAAGGAGAGCTTTGTCTGTTGTTTAATTCCTGTTGCATTTTCATATATCGATACAATGAAACGAATCTGGACAGTGTTATCTTACAGAAGATCCCAAACCAGGTAACCTTAGAACAAGATATAGACACTAATGTTTTAATCTTAAGATCGACTGCATGATGAGAGGCCAATTTGATGTGAAAACTTATCAAACATGTGGATATACATAGTAACTATCAAAtgacaaattacatgtaaaagtGTCTTACACAAAGGAATTTTTAACTGATCGATTTTTCTGAACTCAATTGCATACTGTACCtaaaataatatatctatatctcaTGAgaccgatttttttttttcaatacagtccagtaaattaacattttaaaatgtaagtGAAACAGGAAACGTTACTTACATGGGTCTGTTGGTTCCATTCGTTGGTCACACTTTACCACTTCCGGGAACTCGCAGCGCTCCTTCTGTTCGTCAAAGAGGAGTGGGTAAGGGCACTCCATTAGGGTAGGGGTACTGGGCCCCGCTGACCGACTCACGCCACACTCGTAGTACTTAGCACAGTTACCTTCGTGAGACTCGCGGGCCTTTACTCCGGACAGACAAGGTTGTTTGGCTCTAACTGGAGTCGTacctaaaacaaaaataatattgtattacCAGGAGTTTCTTTTATACCAGTCAACATATCTTTCAATAGCCTCGAAGGCGCAAACCTACAAATTCATAAACAATTGACCCTACTCATAATAGCAATTTCTTTTATTAAGATTCTATATAAAGCCAATATGTATAGCCAGCATTCAAGAATATTAACGAATATTGCTTCTACATGAAAACGTGTGCGGTTATGAACATCACTATACTATCATAGGTATAATTGTCTATAGTGATTCGAATATCCGACCTCATTTAAGATCGGACAGGCCGTCTAAAGAGTTCTTCCCTGCCCAGATATTACCATCATCGAAACTCCAGGGTTTACACCAACACACCATCTCTACCACGAGATAACCTAACGAAAACGTAACCCTTTCTTTTGGGAGAAGAGAATAATAAGTTTATGGACATGCATACATTTGTCTTCTGAGGATCCCTTGGTAACACACATCCGGCTGTCCGGCGTCCACACAAGCCCGGACGGACATATGTACTTGAAATGACGTCCCTGGTAACACATGTAGAAAGTGGAACAGTCTGACTTGTCTTCCACCCAGGCGACGGAGGATGTCTTTGGACATACGGGATCCGCCCGTATACCTGCTAAGACAGCGGCGACGGCGAACAGAACCAACATGGCGGACAGATGATACAAAAGAGTGAGGAGGAGTGTGTGGTCTGGACTGGTAATGTATACGGACCAAAGTCATCCCTCTTTTATACATTACACGAGCAGACTGAATAACAAAGTGATTACTTCAAATATTACGGGTGGAGAAACAACTTCCTTCAGGAGGAACCTGATATAATCAAAAAACTGAAATTAGATACACACTTTACGGGCAAACTTTATGATGCTCAATCCCTTAAATGGCGAAGTTTTAGAAACACCCGACTGCAGGGTTCATGTCTGCTCTGACCCCCATTTCAGTTCGCTGGAGTCATCGGTGAGGCTCTAGGGGGGAGGAGTTGATTGAGTATAAAACTGTTACGTATAAAGATAAGAATTAACGTCATCCTAGATTTCATTcgaatacatattttattgatgaatCAACATTATCGCTGGgtgtaattgatttttttatgtatgcTGGTATGCTGCTGCTGTCCATTCATGTACTTCaactttgtatgatgatttaCGGTCATCGGTGAAATATCGGACACTCGGACATAAGGACAACGACATGGTTTGAAGCCAGAGTTGATTGGTCACCAGACGTCGCGGTAAGAATGCTGATTTTGTTGCGACGGAACTAGCTGCTAAATGAATCATGTTTCTCTCCAAACACTGCTATACAGAGACACAAGGCCAAGGTGTTGCACAGAAACCTAGATATCTTCTGCACTTTGTTCACAAGTTTTTGACCAAATGTAGATGTACGTGTTGCTGTTTAGAACGTAAGCATGGAGAaattaatgtattgatgtataACATTTCTGTTAGAGTTTTCCTGGTTAGGTACATTGGGTGGCGAATGCACACCACATGTATTACGAAGTTAATCATGCTTCAGTTACCAGACTACGAAATAGGTTTTCGTTGGTAAGTTTcggatttatttatttatctatcatgTACACTCttattaaaatgttacaattCTGTGATTTGTCGTGGCCGCGGTGGTtgcggtgaccgagtggttaaggtgtcccgacactttatcaccagccctccacctctggggttgcgagttcgaaacctacgtggggcagttgccaggtactgaccgtaggtcggtggtttttctccgggtactccggcttacctccacctccaaaatctggcaggtccttaaatgacccttgctgttaataggacgttaaacaaaacaaaccaaaacgtGGGATTCAAATAATTGTTTCACGATCATTTTGAAACAAGGCTAACAGCCTttcaataacatcaaactggtGTTGGTATTTTTCCTACGGCACCTTATGAATATCGTGATAAATGGAATGATTATTAAAGCTTGAGTTTCATAATTACCTATTCGCCTTTAATATAGCTTCAGCAGAACGCATACAGTCTTTTAAAAGTTActaaaatttccaaaaataatgaACTTCATTTGTAACCACTAGGAATACAGATTTACTTTTAAAACATGGGGATTATCTTCCTGTGTAAGTAGGGTTCAGTGGTTATCAAGCAAGTACAATTCTTGTTGCATGCAGGCAATTTTGTCGTGTTTTCATAAAAGGGTCATGTTCCTTGGTGTACTTTCTGCAGACACGTTAAATATACCGACAAGGAAAAGTAATGTCAATGAACACCGATATAACAACGACAGGAAAATAATACTAACTCAAAGTCAACATACGGAGGGCAAAACAAGAACGATAATATCGATTTGTATGGAGATCATTATTAAAGTATCCGGAAAACAAGACCAGGTGCTCAGCTATGGTAAGCGTCCTCTGCTTAATCGACGACAgtcacaatacaaatctaggccaAATTAGAgttaagtcacattctcaaattGAGAAATAGGATGGTGAGAATGGAACTACCAGACTTATCAACAAGCACCTAACGCGTCGGACATCATATCGTGTAAGGAATTAGAATATTTCCAAGTGAGATCAGGATGTCATGGTCATCATTAATCTGCATCTTTCGAAACATAGTACTGTTAATTTGTCAGTCAGTAGTCGACATATCTCACAGATAACATGATAAGGGGACATGGTATTGATAACATGATAAGGGAACATGGTATTGATAACATGATAAGGGGAACATGATGTttgttacattgtaagtatatatGGAGGTAAGGAGCTGATGttggttacgttgtaagtatagATGGAGGTAAGGAGCTGATGTTGATTACGTTGTAAGTATAGATGGAGGTAAGGAGGTGATATTgattacattgtaagtatagaTGGAGGTAAGGAGCTGATGTTgattacattgtaagtatagaTGGAGGTAAGGAGGTGATATTGATTACGTTGTAAGTATAGATGGAGGTAAGGAGCTGATGTTgattacattgtaagtatagaTGGAGGTAAGGAGGTGATATTgattacattgtaagtatagaTGGAGGTAAGGAGCTGATGTTGATTACGTTGTAAGTATAGATGGAGGTAAGGATCTGATGTTTATTACGTTGTAAGTATAGATGGAGGTAAGGAGCTGATGTTGATTACGTTGTAAGTATAGATGGAGGTAATGAGGTGATATTgattacattgtaagtatagaTGGAGGTAAGGAGGTGATATTgattacattgtaagtatagaTGGAGGTAAGGAGCTGATGTTGATTACGTTGTAAGTATAGATGGAGGTAAGGATCTGATGTTTATTACGTTGTAAGTATAGATGGAGGTAAGGAGCTGGTGTTTATTACGTTGTTAATATAGATGGAGGTAGGGAGCTGGTGTTTATTACGTTGTAAGTATAGATGGAGGTAAGGAGCTGATGTTGATTACGTTGTAAGTATAGATGGAGGTAAGGAGCTGATGTGGATTACGTTGTAATTATAGATGGAGGTAAGGAGCTGATGTTGATTACGTTGTAAGTATAGATGGAGGTAATGAGGTGATATTgattacattgtaagtatatatGGAGGTAAGGAGCTGATGTTGATTACGTTGTAAGTATAGATGGAGGTAATGAGGTGATATTgattacattgtaagtatagaTGGAGGTAAGGAGGTGATATTgattacattgtaagtatagaTGGAGGTAAGGAGCTGATGTTGATTACGTTGTAAGTATAGATGGAGGTAAGGATCTGATGTTTATTACGTTGTAAGTATAGATGGAGGTAAGGAGCTGGTGTTTATTACGTTGTTAATATAGATGGAGGTAAGGAACTGGTGTTGATTACGTTGTAAGTATAGATGGAGGTAAGGAGCTgatgtttattacattgtaagtatagaTGGAGGTAAGGAGCTGGTGTTGATTACGTTGTAAGTATAGATGGAGGTAAGGAGCTGATGTTGATTACGTTGTAAGTATAGATGGAGGTAAGGATCTGATGttggttacgttgtaagtatagATGGAGGTAAGGAGCTGGTGTTTATTACGTTGTAAATATAGATGGAGGTAAGGATCTgatgtttattacattgtaagtatagaTGGAGGTAAGGAGCTGGAGTTTATTACGTTGTAAATATAGATGGAGGTAAGGAGCTgatgtttattacattgtaagtatagaTGGAGGTAAGGAGCTGATGttggttacgttgtaagtatagATGGAGGTAAGGAGCTGATGTTGATTACGTTGTAAGTATAGATGGAGGTAAGGAGGTGATATTgattacattgtaagtatagaTGGAGGTAAGGAGCTGGTGTTGATTACGTTGTAAGTATAGATGGAGGTAAGGAGCTGATGTTGATTACGTTGTAAGAATAGATGGAGGTAAGGATCTGATGTTGATTACGTTGTAAGTATAGATGGAGGTAAGGAGCTGATGTTgattacattgtaagtatagaTGGAGGTAAGGATCTGATGTTGATTACGTTGTAAGTATAGATGGAGGTAAGGATCTGATGTTGATTACGTTGTAAGTATAGATGGAGGTAAGGAGCTGATGTTgattacattgtaagtatagaTGGAGGTAAGGAGCTGATGTTTATTACGTTGTAAGTATAGATGGAGGTAAGGAGCTGGTGTTTATTACGTTGTAAGTATAGATGGAGGTAAGGAGCTGATGTTgattacattgtaagtatagaTGGAGGTAAGGATCTGATGTTGATTACGTTGTAAGTATAGATGGAGGTAAGGATCTGATGTTTATTACGTTGTAAGTATAGATGGAGGTAAGGAGCTGATGTTGATTACGTTGTAATTATAGATGGAGGTAAGGAGCTGATGTTGATTACGTTATAAGTATAGATGGAGGTAAGGAGCTGATGTTGATTACGTTGTAAGTATAGATGGAGGTAAGGAGCTGATGTTGATTACGTTGTAAGTATAGATGGAGGTAAGGAGCTGATGTTggttacattgtaagtatagaTGGAGGTAAGGAGCTGATGTTGATTACGTTGTAAGTATAGATGGAGGTAACGAGCTGATGTTGATTACGTTGTAAGTATAGATGGAGGTAAGGATCTGGtgtt
Above is a window of Pecten maximus chromosome 7, xPecMax1.1, whole genome shotgun sequence DNA encoding:
- the LOC117330318 gene encoding peritrophin-1-like, producing MLVLFAVAAVLAGIRADPVCPKTSSVAWVEDKSDCSTFYMCYQGRHFKYICPSGLVWTPDSRMCVTKGSSEDKCTTPVRAKQPCLSGVKARESHEGNCAKYYECGVSRSAGPSTPTLMECPYPLLFDEQKERCEFPEVVKCDQRMEPTDPCEYDINKCDESADCPPCYVRFPTCKGLPEGLNPWKGKEWTPHFTVCKKERVVYSGTCTPTDQGQQRMFNPDERTCVEPKILTFSQP